One stretch of Riemerella columbina DNA includes these proteins:
- a CDS encoding TatD family hydrolase, with amino-acid sequence MIDTHTHLYSEAFNEDRTEMIQRAKDKGVTHFFLPAINSEYHQNMLDLEAQYPNEIFAMMGLHPTYIKPETYQEEMAMVKNFLQQRFFCAIGEIGIDLYWDKSHLDLQQQCFREQIDWAIELDRPIVIHSRDSFDETFEVLEEKKHSRLRGIFHCFTGTLEHAKHAIDLNFALGIGGVVTFKNGKIDQFLNEIPLEHIVLETDAPYLAPVPFRSKRNESSYLEYVAGKLVDIYQLPYETINQITTQNAKSIFGIS; translated from the coding sequence ATGATTGATACCCATACACACCTCTATTCTGAGGCGTTTAACGAAGACCGCACCGAAATGATCCAACGAGCAAAAGATAAGGGCGTGACTCATTTTTTTCTCCCTGCCATCAACTCAGAATATCACCAAAATATGCTGGATTTAGAAGCGCAATATCCCAATGAAATATTTGCGATGATGGGGCTTCACCCTACTTATATAAAGCCTGAAACTTATCAAGAAGAAATGGCAATGGTCAAGAATTTCTTGCAACAAAGGTTTTTTTGCGCCATAGGAGAAATCGGCATAGATCTTTACTGGGACAAGAGCCATCTTGATCTCCAGCAACAGTGTTTCCGTGAACAAATCGACTGGGCGATAGAACTTGACCGCCCTATTGTGATCCATTCCAGAGATAGTTTTGATGAAACTTTTGAGGTTTTGGAAGAGAAAAAACATTCGCGTTTGCGAGGGATTTTTCATTGTTTCACTGGGACATTAGAACATGCTAAACACGCAATAGATCTCAATTTTGCCTTAGGTATTGGTGGTGTGGTAACTTTCAAAAATGGAAAAATAGACCAATTTCTCAATGAAATTCCTTTGGAACATATTGTTTTAGAAACCGATGCACCTTACCTCGCCCCCGTACCATTCAGAAGCAAAAGAAATGAATCTTCTTATTTAGAGTATGTTGCTGGTAAATTGGTGGATATTTATCAACTTCCTTATGAAACGATAAATCAAATAACCACCCAAAACGCCAAGTCTATTTTTGGAATTTCTTAA
- a CDS encoding iron-containing alcohol dehydrogenase, with product MLNFEFKNPTKIIFGKGEIAKLNQEIPQDARILVLYGGGSIKKNGVYDQVKTALQGFNVTEFSGIPANPEYEVLLQALEVIKKENINFLLAVGGGSVIDGTKFLAAAANYNGEPWDILTQPFRPNEGEALPIGTVLTMPATGSEMNSGYVISRQETRQKLGGGGPGLFPQFSILDPAVIQSIPKRQIANGITDAYTHVLEQYITFPSAATLQERMAESILITLQEVAPKMMNDQFDIDAAGNYMWCCTMALNGLLRLGVATDWAVHAMGHELTAYFGIDHARTLAIIAPQHYRYNFESKKEKLAQYASRVWNIQEGTIEEKAQKGIAKMEEFFHSLGIKTRLSEYTEDYEGTAEKVEKAFIERGLEGIGEHRNLTPQDAKAIVKMTY from the coding sequence ATGCTCAATTTTGAATTTAAAAACCCTACAAAAATCATTTTTGGCAAAGGCGAAATAGCCAAACTTAACCAAGAAATCCCACAAGATGCCCGTATTCTGGTGCTTTACGGCGGTGGGAGCATCAAAAAAAATGGTGTTTATGACCAAGTTAAAACCGCATTACAAGGCTTTAATGTCACCGAATTTTCAGGTATTCCTGCCAACCCAGAATACGAAGTTTTATTGCAAGCCCTTGAGGTCATTAAAAAGGAAAACATCAATTTTCTATTAGCCGTAGGCGGTGGCTCCGTGATTGATGGCACCAAATTTTTAGCCGCTGCAGCCAATTACAACGGAGAGCCTTGGGATATTTTAACCCAACCGTTTCGCCCTAACGAAGGTGAAGCGCTTCCTATCGGAACCGTCCTCACAATGCCTGCCACAGGCTCCGAGATGAATTCTGGCTATGTGATTTCTCGCCAAGAGACTCGGCAAAAGTTAGGTGGCGGCGGTCCAGGTTTGTTTCCGCAATTTTCTATTTTAGACCCTGCCGTTATTCAGAGTATTCCTAAACGCCAGATCGCCAATGGTATTACAGATGCCTACACGCATGTTTTGGAGCAATACATCACCTTCCCGAGTGCTGCCACGCTGCAAGAGCGTATGGCGGAGAGCATTCTCATCACGCTGCAAGAGGTTGCTCCAAAAATGATGAACGACCAATTTGATATAGATGCTGCTGGCAATTATATGTGGTGTTGCACCATGGCGCTCAATGGATTGCTGCGTTTGGGCGTTGCTACGGATTGGGCGGTACACGCTATGGGACACGAACTGACGGCATATTTTGGAATAGACCACGCCCGCACTTTAGCCATCATTGCCCCGCAACATTACCGCTATAATTTTGAAAGTAAAAAGGAAAAATTAGCCCAATATGCCTCTCGCGTTTGGAATATCCAAGAGGGTACCATCGAAGAAAAAGCACAAAAAGGAATTGCAAAAATGGAAGAATTTTTCCATTCATTGGGAATTAAAACCCGCTTGTCAGAATACACCGAAGATTATGAAGGTACTGCCGAAAAGGTTGAAAAAGCCTTTATAGAACGAGGTTTAGAGGGCATCGGCGAGCATAGAAACCTAACGCCACAAGATGCCAAAGCGATTGTAAAAATGACATACTAA
- a CDS encoding acyl-CoA dehydrogenase: MDFNLTEEQLMIQQAARDFAQNELLPGVIERDKTQTFPTEQVKKMGEMGFLGMMVDPKYGGAGLDSISYVLAMEEISKIDASAAVVMSVNNSLVCAGLEKYASEAQKQKYLVPLASGEVIGAFALSEPEAGSDATSQKTTAEDKGDYYLLNGTKNWITNGGNATYYIVIAQTHPEKGHKGINAFIVEKGWEGFDIGPKEDKMGIRGSDTHSLLFTDVKVPKENRIGEDGFGFTFAMSVLNGGRIGIASQALGIASGAYELALKYAKERKAFGKEIIQHQAVAFKLADMATQITAARMLCFKAAAEKDQGLDISESGAMAKLFASKTAMDTTIEAVQVHGGYGYVKEYHVERLMRDAKITQIYEGTSEIQKIVISRSIAKK; encoded by the coding sequence ATGGATTTTAATTTAACAGAAGAGCAGCTTATGATACAGCAAGCTGCCAGAGATTTTGCACAAAATGAACTCCTTCCAGGCGTTATAGAAAGAGATAAAACCCAGACCTTCCCCACAGAACAAGTAAAAAAAATGGGCGAAATGGGCTTCTTGGGGATGATGGTAGACCCTAAATATGGCGGCGCAGGCTTAGATAGTATTTCCTATGTTTTAGCCATGGAGGAAATCTCAAAAATAGACGCTTCCGCGGCGGTGGTTATGTCGGTCAACAACTCTTTAGTGTGTGCAGGCTTAGAAAAGTACGCGTCCGAGGCGCAGAAGCAGAAATATTTAGTCCCTTTAGCCAGCGGCGAGGTCATTGGTGCATTTGCCCTCTCTGAACCCGAGGCAGGTTCTGATGCCACTTCCCAAAAAACAACCGCAGAAGACAAAGGCGATTATTACCTCCTCAACGGCACTAAAAACTGGATTACCAACGGCGGCAATGCCACTTATTACATCGTGATTGCACAAACGCACCCCGAGAAGGGGCACAAGGGCATCAACGCTTTTATAGTAGAAAAAGGCTGGGAAGGCTTTGATATTGGTCCTAAGGAGGACAAAATGGGAATTCGTGGTAGTGACACCCACTCCTTGCTCTTCACCGATGTTAAAGTCCCGAAGGAAAACCGCATTGGTGAAGATGGCTTTGGTTTTACCTTTGCAATGTCTGTGCTGAACGGTGGTCGTATTGGGATTGCCTCCCAAGCATTGGGGATTGCCAGCGGCGCCTATGAATTGGCATTAAAATACGCCAAGGAGCGCAAAGCCTTCGGCAAGGAAATCATTCAACATCAAGCCGTTGCGTTCAAATTAGCCGATATGGCAACCCAAATTACGGCGGCAAGAATGCTTTGTTTTAAAGCCGCTGCCGAGAAAGACCAAGGCTTAGACATCTCCGAAAGCGGTGCTATGGCGAAGTTATTTGCTTCCAAAACCGCGATGGATACGACGATAGAGGCGGTTCAAGTCCACGGTGGCTACGGCTATGTTAAAGAGTACCATGTGGAAAGACTGATGCGTGATGCCAAAATTACCCAAATCTACGAAGGCACTTCCGAAATCCAAAAAATCGTGATTTCCAGAAGCATTGCAAAAAAATAA
- a CDS encoding AMP-dependent synthetase/ligase, with product MTVSRLFDFAYKALEKSPKKDALVTKYNGEWRKTSTLEFINMGNKVSRGLLKLGIKPGDKIALISSNNRTEWAVMDLGILQIGSVNVPVYPTISVEDYIYIFNNAEIKYCFVSDEALYEKINQVKPHVESLVSVFTFDKIEKAAHWTEILDLGEDDATQMEVEALKDGIRTEDLATIIYTSGTTGRPKGVMLSHENIVANVQASTPIIISKNPKNEEVRSLSFLPICHIFERMLFYFYINSGISIYFAESIEKMGDNIKEVKPHYMTVVPRLIEKVYDKIYDKGVNAGGLKSKIFLWALGVNKAKKQIGQPKTLKEIIADKLVFKKWREGLGGNIITLISGSAALSPRLNKLFQNAGIPILEGYGLTETSPVIAVNTFEKMKIGTVGPVLPNLDVKIQGDGEISVKGLSVTKGYYKDEEKTKEAFTEDGYFKTGDIGHIDDEGFLHITDRKKEMFKTSGGKYIAPQIIENMAKASKFIEQIMVVGEGEKMPCALVQPDFNFAIHWAERHHINIGTTPQEIASNPEFKARIEKEIDYLNTKLGNWEKIKKIELTPEVWSVESGLLTPTLKLKRKIIKQKFLPLYNKMYNHNEED from the coding sequence ATGACGGTATCCAGATTATTCGATTTTGCCTATAAAGCTTTAGAAAAAAGCCCTAAAAAAGATGCATTAGTGACCAAATATAATGGAGAATGGCGAAAAACCTCTACTTTGGAGTTTATCAATATGGGGAATAAAGTGTCCCGAGGTTTACTCAAATTAGGTATAAAACCAGGGGATAAAATCGCCCTAATTTCTTCCAATAATCGTACAGAGTGGGCGGTTATGGATTTGGGAATTTTGCAGATAGGCTCCGTTAATGTCCCTGTGTACCCAACCATTTCGGTAGAGGATTATATTTATATTTTTAATAATGCGGAGATCAAATATTGCTTTGTTTCTGATGAGGCGCTTTATGAGAAAATCAACCAAGTGAAACCCCATGTGGAAAGCTTAGTCAGCGTGTTTACTTTTGATAAAATAGAGAAAGCGGCACACTGGACAGAAATTTTAGATTTGGGTGAAGATGATGCCACTCAAATGGAAGTGGAAGCGCTAAAAGACGGCATAAGAACGGAAGATTTAGCCACCATCATCTACACTTCTGGAACCACAGGAAGACCCAAAGGTGTGATGCTTTCTCACGAAAATATCGTAGCCAATGTGCAGGCTTCCACCCCGATTATCATCAGTAAAAATCCTAAAAATGAAGAGGTTAGAAGTTTGAGCTTTTTGCCAATATGTCATATTTTTGAGCGAATGTTATTTTATTTCTATATCAATAGCGGTATTTCTATTTATTTCGCAGAAAGTATTGAGAAAATGGGCGATAACATTAAAGAAGTTAAGCCTCATTATATGACCGTGGTGCCACGTTTGATAGAAAAGGTTTACGATAAAATCTACGACAAAGGCGTGAATGCTGGTGGTTTAAAATCAAAAATATTCCTCTGGGCGCTTGGAGTTAATAAAGCGAAAAAGCAAATTGGACAGCCTAAAACTTTAAAGGAAATCATCGCCGATAAACTGGTGTTTAAAAAGTGGAGAGAAGGTTTGGGCGGTAACATCATCACGCTGATTTCGGGCTCGGCAGCGCTTTCGCCAAGGCTTAATAAGCTGTTTCAAAATGCAGGTATTCCGATTTTAGAAGGCTATGGACTTACCGAAACTTCGCCTGTGATTGCCGTTAATACTTTTGAGAAAATGAAAATAGGCACTGTAGGTCCTGTGTTGCCGAATTTAGATGTTAAAATCCAAGGCGATGGCGAAATTTCCGTGAAAGGTCTATCTGTAACGAAGGGCTACTATAAAGATGAGGAAAAAACGAAAGAGGCGTTTACGGAAGATGGCTATTTTAAAACTGGCGATATTGGACATATCGATGATGAAGGATTTTTACATATTACCGATAGAAAAAAGGAAATGTTCAAGACTTCTGGCGGTAAATATATTGCGCCTCAAATCATTGAAAATATGGCGAAAGCGTCCAAATTCATTGAGCAAATTATGGTTGTTGGCGAAGGTGAAAAAATGCCTTGTGCCTTGGTGCAACCTGATTTTAATTTCGCGATTCACTGGGCGGAGCGCCACCATATCAACATCGGTACTACACCGCAAGAAATTGCTTCCAACCCTGAATTTAAGGCGAGAATAGAGAAAGAAATAGATTATCTCAACACCAAATTAGGCAACTGGGAGAAGATTAAAAAAATAGAACTTACCCCTGAAGTGTGGTCGGTAGAATCTGGCTTACTCACGCCAACGCTAAAACTCAAAAGAAAAATTATCAAACAGAAATTCCTCCCACTCTATAACAAAATGTATAACCATAACGAGGAAGATTAA
- the cas2 gene encoding CRISPR-associated endonuclease Cas2 — protein sequence MPSDRFNAYRVMWIMVLYDLPTETKTMRKAAQLFRKRLENDGFSLFQFSIYIRHCPSRENAEVHIKRVKSILPKYGKVAIMHITDKQFSDIEIFFSQKKEDPPPTYQQLELF from the coding sequence ATGCCCTCCGACCGATTTAACGCCTACCGAGTCATGTGGATTATGGTACTTTACGATCTCCCCACGGAGACAAAAACGATGCGAAAAGCAGCGCAACTCTTCCGAAAACGCTTAGAAAACGACGGTTTCAGTCTGTTTCAGTTTTCCATTTACATCCGCCATTGTCCCAGTAGAGAAAACGCCGAAGTCCACATCAAGCGGGTAAAATCCATCCTTCCCAAATACGGCAAAGTCGCCATTATGCACATCACCGACAAGCAATTTAGCGACATTGAGATTTTCTTTTCCCAAAAGAAAGAAGACCCACCACCCACCTACCAGCAATTGGAATTGTTTTGA
- the cas1 gene encoding type II CRISPR-associated endonuclease Cas1: MLYRSIYIGNPAYLQLKNQQMKIICPETKTEKGSIPVEDIGLVMLDHFQITLSHQLIQRLMGNNVVIISCDAHHLPHGMMLPIYGHSEHSERSKYQLEASEPLKKNLWKQIVEAKIENQTEVLRQLDTYFEPMLAYKNQVKSGDSSNMEGIAAQHYWKYLIAPDFLRERYGDSPNSFFNFGYAVLRSIVARSLVETGLLPVLGIFHRNKYNPYCLADDMMEPYRPFVDKLVMQWLSQNPDSEELSKEFKAFMLQIATMDTCIEDKKRPLIVAIKTSTVSLYKCYTGEKRQLSMPQFYDALRPI; this comes from the coding sequence ATGCTCTATCGCTCTATTTATATAGGAAATCCTGCTTATCTCCAGCTCAAAAATCAACAGATGAAAATCATTTGTCCAGAGACCAAAACCGAGAAAGGCAGCATTCCTGTGGAGGATATAGGGTTGGTAATGCTTGACCATTTTCAGATCACCCTTTCGCACCAGTTGATCCAGCGGTTGATGGGGAATAATGTGGTGATCATCAGTTGCGATGCCCACCATCTTCCGCACGGAATGATGTTGCCGATTTATGGACATTCTGAGCATTCCGAACGCAGTAAATACCAACTGGAAGCCAGCGAACCGCTGAAAAAAAACCTTTGGAAACAGATTGTAGAAGCCAAAATTGAAAATCAAACGGAGGTTTTACGGCAATTGGACACCTATTTTGAGCCGATGTTGGCATATAAAAATCAGGTAAAAAGTGGCGACAGTAGCAATATGGAAGGCATTGCGGCACAGCATTATTGGAAATACCTCATCGCCCCAGATTTCCTAAGAGAGCGGTACGGAGACTCGCCCAATTCATTCTTTAATTTTGGATACGCCGTGTTGCGGAGCATCGTTGCTCGGAGCCTTGTAGAAACAGGATTGCTGCCCGTTTTGGGGATTTTTCATCGCAATAAATACAACCCCTATTGTTTGGCTGATGATATGATGGAACCCTATCGCCCATTTGTGGATAAATTGGTGATGCAATGGCTCTCACAAAACCCAGATTCCGAAGAACTTAGCAAAGAATTTAAAGCTTTTATGCTCCAAATTGCCACGATGGACACTTGCATTGAAGACAAAAAACGACCGCTCATCGTGGCGATAAAAACCAGCACGGTCTCCCTCTACAAATGCTATACCGGCGAAAAACGACAACTCTCAATGCCTCAATTTTATGATGCCCTCCGACCGATTTAA
- the cas9 gene encoding type II CRISPR RNA-guided endonuclease Cas9 (Cas9, originally named Csn1, is the large, multifunctional signature protein of type II CRISPR/Cas systems. It is well known even to general audiences because its RNA-guided endonuclease activity has made it a popular tool for custom editing of eukaryotic genomes.) → MKRILGLDLGTNSIGWALIEQDFENKKGRIIDLGVRIIPMSQDILGKFSQGQSLSQTAQRTNDRGRRRLYERHILRRERLHRVLNILKFLPQHYAQQIDFEQRKGKFFTEIKLNYKPQPDGTHSFLFEASYQEMLSYFQERGYSDAIPKDWTLYYLRKKALNTKISREELAWIILNFNKKRGYYELRDSEENQDDTNQNSKTEEFYALKVVSVEKSEDKENFYDIHLDNGFVYAQKSNRPLYDWVGMTKEFIVTTKIQNDGMPKTDNEANVERSFRMVDSKQDWIAIKKKTEQEMQQSHQHLGAYIFDKLLENPTQKIKGKLIQTIERKFYKQELNAILEKQKEFHPELNDRDLYLACVEELYPLNEAHKQNLIERDFTHLFVEDIIFYQRPLKSKKSTIATCDYERRGYYVKGEKHIEALKGIPKSHPLFQEFRLWQFLQNLKIYKKEGTDQDGKIEFNQDVTHLLLPDEEAYTQLFDFLKEQKEIEQKRLLRYFNSPISEYTWNYSEDKKYPLCPTRHMLISKLKQVTGVTPQQFLTKEIEQHLWHIIYSVKDAKEYQKALISFAQKHHINEESFVENFKKIPSFPNEYGAYSEKAIKKLLPLMRMGKYWNENDITPETKENIKLSMERLTSINYDKDRIPEVSDDYFSQAMLKCILTLHGKNPLKGLNTYQACYAVYRRHSEPSEISHWKHPDDIAYYLKHTFKQHQLKNPIVEQVVTETFRVVHDIWKHYGNGAPNFFSEIHLELGRDIKNTNEQKNKINKKYTENANRNQLIISLLEELSNDDQMERKPRPSSISHQELLKVYEEGVFYSQSTVDKEIESIRKTSTPTKNQIIKYKLWLEQGYISPYTLKPIPLSKLFTDEYEIEHIIPQSRYFDNSLNNKVICESVVNRIKDNTIATQFINSKGGDLIDLGKNNKVRLATFEAYEAHCMAYFRKNPAKLKNLLAEEVPSGFIKRQLNDSRYISKFIKGILSNIVREEGEKEATAKRLVPVFGAITARLRKDWGLQNKWNAIVQPRFERLNELNNNNLFGAWDPVLNRFILKVPQKDAKDFSVKRIDHRHHALDALIIACTTKGHIEYITHLETARKSPLVSRFRKMETQIKKDPISNETKKISVAKEFLKPWDKFTTDAYEKLRKIIISFKQNNRIINRTNNYYQKWERQASGEYKKTWKRQGAEEGKEKKNFAVRKSMHKESTFGQIKIKRIKKGQVSLNTALQDWTMIVDDTLRKSIGKIVKKHNGNIPAVKNELKNHPITQQTKFTIYEEVDVYASRKKLDDSFTQKQLNSVTDSGIQTILQNHVNQYLNDKGELDFATAFSPEGIKAMNDSIQTLNINKKNKSRPHQPIYSVRIYEESDKKFSIGETFNKDKKYAEADKGTNLFYAIYWNDESNRRTYETVPLYEVIEHQKQCSELPLNQKLPLQTNPEKGQFLFSLSPNDLVYIPTKEEREMPQSVDFQNLTKEQHDRIYRFVSCTENTAYFVPMPNAKEIIKNENGTNNKSERVQLQHLDELDSNGKPLMIKDVCWKIEVNRVGNITKVNR, encoded by the coding sequence ATGAAAAGAATTTTAGGATTAGATTTGGGCACTAATAGCATTGGCTGGGCGTTGATTGAACAAGATTTTGAGAATAAAAAAGGGAGAATTATAGATTTAGGGGTACGCATCATCCCAATGTCACAAGATATCCTCGGGAAGTTTAGTCAAGGCCAATCTCTTTCTCAAACAGCACAAAGAACTAATGACAGAGGCAGAAGAAGGCTATATGAAAGACATATACTCCGCAGAGAGCGACTACATAGAGTGCTAAATATCCTAAAATTCTTACCCCAACATTATGCTCAACAAATTGATTTTGAACAAAGAAAAGGAAAATTCTTTACCGAAATAAAACTCAACTACAAACCCCAGCCTGATGGCACTCATTCTTTTCTTTTTGAAGCATCTTACCAAGAAATGCTCTCATACTTTCAAGAACGGGGCTATAGCGATGCCATTCCAAAGGATTGGACTCTATACTACCTTAGAAAGAAAGCTTTAAATACAAAAATTAGCCGTGAAGAATTGGCTTGGATTATTCTTAATTTCAATAAAAAAAGAGGCTATTATGAACTACGAGATTCCGAAGAAAATCAAGATGATACAAACCAAAATTCCAAAACAGAAGAGTTTTATGCCCTAAAAGTGGTTTCTGTAGAAAAATCGGAAGATAAAGAGAATTTTTATGATATTCATCTGGATAATGGCTTTGTTTATGCCCAGAAAAGCAATCGCCCTTTATATGATTGGGTGGGAATGACCAAAGAATTTATTGTAACGACAAAAATTCAAAATGACGGAATGCCTAAAACCGACAATGAAGCCAATGTGGAAAGAAGTTTCCGTATGGTAGATTCAAAACAAGATTGGATTGCGATAAAAAAGAAAACGGAACAAGAGATGCAACAGTCGCACCAACACTTGGGGGCTTATATTTTTGATAAATTACTCGAAAATCCTACCCAGAAAATCAAGGGAAAACTAATCCAAACGATAGAGCGAAAATTCTATAAGCAAGAGCTAAATGCCATTTTAGAAAAGCAAAAAGAATTTCATCCCGAGCTGAACGACAGAGACCTATATCTCGCTTGTGTTGAAGAATTATATCCTCTTAATGAAGCTCATAAACAAAACCTTATTGAGAGAGATTTCACTCATCTTTTCGTAGAAGACATCATTTTTTATCAGCGGCCATTAAAAAGTAAAAAATCAACCATTGCAACCTGCGACTACGAACGAAGAGGCTATTATGTAAAAGGTGAAAAACATATTGAAGCACTAAAAGGTATCCCAAAATCGCATCCATTATTCCAAGAGTTTAGACTTTGGCAATTCTTACAAAACCTAAAAATATACAAAAAAGAAGGGACTGACCAAGATGGAAAAATAGAATTTAACCAAGATGTCACTCACCTATTACTCCCTGATGAAGAGGCATATACCCAATTATTTGATTTTCTAAAAGAACAAAAAGAAATAGAACAAAAAAGATTATTAAGGTATTTTAATTCCCCTATTTCTGAATACACTTGGAATTATTCCGAAGACAAAAAATATCCTCTCTGCCCTACTCGGCATATGTTGATTTCTAAACTAAAACAAGTTACTGGTGTTACGCCTCAACAATTCCTCACCAAAGAAATAGAACAGCACCTATGGCACATTATCTACTCTGTAAAAGACGCTAAAGAATACCAAAAAGCCTTAATTTCTTTCGCTCAAAAACATCATATTAACGAAGAGAGTTTTGTAGAAAATTTCAAAAAAATCCCTTCCTTTCCTAATGAATATGGGGCTTATTCAGAAAAAGCAATCAAAAAACTTCTCCCTTTGATGCGTATGGGTAAATATTGGAATGAAAATGATATTACTCCTGAAACGAAAGAAAACATCAAGCTGAGCATGGAGCGCTTAACTTCTATCAATTATGATAAGGATAGGATTCCTGAAGTATCTGATGATTATTTTAGCCAAGCTATGCTTAAATGTATCTTAACTCTACATGGGAAAAATCCGCTAAAAGGGCTTAACACCTATCAAGCTTGTTACGCTGTGTATAGAAGGCATTCTGAGCCTTCGGAAATTTCCCATTGGAAACACCCCGATGATATTGCTTACTATTTAAAACATACTTTTAAACAACATCAATTAAAAAATCCTATCGTGGAGCAGGTCGTTACAGAAACCTTTCGGGTAGTACACGATATTTGGAAACATTACGGCAATGGTGCCCCCAATTTCTTTTCCGAAATTCATTTAGAATTGGGTAGAGATATTAAAAATACCAACGAGCAAAAAAACAAAATCAATAAAAAATATACAGAAAATGCCAATCGTAATCAATTGATTATTTCACTTTTAGAGGAATTATCTAATGATGACCAAATGGAACGCAAACCCAGACCGTCGTCCATTAGCCACCAAGAATTACTAAAAGTGTATGAAGAAGGCGTATTTTATAGTCAATCTACCGTAGATAAAGAGATAGAAAGTATTAGAAAAACCTCTACTCCTACCAAAAACCAGATTATTAAATATAAATTATGGCTGGAACAAGGCTATATTTCTCCTTATACACTAAAGCCCATACCGCTGTCTAAACTATTTACTGATGAGTATGAAATAGAACACATTATCCCCCAATCTCGTTATTTTGATAATTCATTAAACAATAAAGTCATTTGTGAAAGTGTTGTCAATAGAATCAAAGATAATACTATCGCAACTCAATTCATCAATAGTAAAGGCGGCGATCTGATCGATTTAGGCAAAAATAATAAAGTGCGTTTGGCAACATTTGAAGCATACGAAGCCCACTGTATGGCGTATTTTAGAAAAAATCCAGCCAAATTAAAAAATTTATTAGCGGAGGAAGTCCCTTCTGGTTTTATAAAACGACAGCTCAACGATAGCCGCTACATTAGCAAGTTTATTAAAGGAATTTTGAGCAACATCGTACGAGAAGAAGGCGAAAAAGAAGCCACAGCAAAACGATTGGTGCCTGTATTTGGTGCCATTACAGCAAGACTTCGTAAAGATTGGGGATTACAAAATAAATGGAATGCCATTGTACAGCCAAGGTTTGAACGCCTTAATGAACTCAATAATAATAACCTCTTTGGAGCTTGGGATCCCGTGCTCAATCGTTTTATCTTAAAAGTGCCCCAAAAGGATGCTAAAGATTTTAGTGTAAAGCGTATAGACCACCGCCACCACGCCTTAGATGCACTCATCATTGCTTGTACCACCAAAGGACATATAGAATACATTACACACCTCGAAACAGCAAGAAAAAGTCCGCTCGTTTCTCGCTTCAGAAAAATGGAAACTCAGATAAAAAAAGATCCTATTTCTAATGAGACAAAAAAAATATCAGTCGCCAAAGAATTTCTAAAACCTTGGGACAAATTTACTACCGATGCCTATGAAAAACTGCGAAAAATCATCATCAGTTTCAAACAAAACAATCGTATCATCAATAGGACCAACAACTATTATCAAAAATGGGAGCGACAAGCTTCTGGAGAATACAAAAAAACATGGAAACGCCAAGGTGCAGAAGAAGGAAAAGAAAAGAAGAACTTTGCAGTAAGAAAATCAATGCACAAAGAAAGCACTTTTGGTCAAATAAAAATAAAACGCATAAAAAAAGGACAGGTAAGCCTCAATACAGCACTACAAGATTGGACAATGATCGTAGATGATACATTGAGAAAATCAATAGGCAAAATCGTAAAAAAACACAATGGAAATATCCCCGCCGTCAAAAATGAGTTAAAAAATCATCCAATTACTCAACAGACCAAATTCACAATCTATGAAGAGGTAGACGTTTACGCATCTCGAAAAAAACTTGATGATAGTTTTACCCAAAAACAACTTAATTCAGTAACAGATTCTGGCATACAGACTATCCTACAAAACCATGTTAATCAATATCTTAACGACAAAGGAGAGCTCGATTTCGCTACAGCATTTAGCCCCGAAGGGATCAAGGCGATGAATGATTCCATACAAACCTTAAATATCAATAAGAAAAACAAATCGCGCCCCCATCAGCCTATTTACAGCGTGCGAATCTATGAAGAAAGTGATAAAAAATTCTCTATTGGTGAGACTTTCAATAAAGATAAAAAATATGCAGAAGCCGACAAAGGAACCAATCTATTTTATGCGATCTATTGGAACGATGAAAGCAACAGACGCACCTACGAAACCGTGCCACTTTATGAAGTCATAGAACATCAAAAACAATGTTCTGAATTACCTCTCAATCAAAAATTACCACTACAGACCAATCCAGAAAAAGGACAATTTTTATTTAGTCTCTCTCCAAATGATTTGGTTTATATTCCTACAAAAGAAGAGAGAGAAATGCCCCAATCTGTAGATTTTCAAAACCTTACAAAAGAACAGCACGATAGAATCTATCGCTTTGTGAGTTGTACTGAAAATACTGCCTATTTTGTTCCAATGCCTAATGCAAAGGAGATTATAAAAAATGAAAATGGAACCAATAATAAAAGTGAACGCGTACAACTACAACATTTAGATGAGTTAGACTCTAATGGAAAGCCTCTAATGATCAAAGATGTTTGTTGGAAAATAGAAGTAAACAGAGTAGGAAATATAACAAAAGTAAATCGCTAA